GGCTAATATGCatggcttcttttgctttaGGTGGTACTTTGCTTTGAAGAGCTCCCAGGTTACGAATTTGCTATTTCTGGCGAGATCCATGTGTGTCAACTTGAGCGCCATGTCCTATGGCTCGCAAGGGGAGGATGCCAAGTATGGTCCTTTGGATCACCTTCGAGCATATGCTGGCACTTACTACCTCAATACTATGTAAGTctctcatcatggccaacgcATAATGTAATGCTCCCCCATACTGATTGTTTGCGTGAGCAGTGTCTTCACTACGAACAAGAAAACCGACGTGTTCATGAGCACCACACAACTCGACCATTGCTGCAAGGTTATCGAAGGCACCATGGAATACCCTTCTGACGAATATCTCGTTAAGCTGGTCAAGATTCAACAGCTCGCGCAGACTATTTCAGTCACCATGTCTGCTGATGGCATGGCACCCATGTCTTTGCCGCTTGTCATGGTGGTGCAGTCATTTCAAGACCAGTTGGATACTTTCAAAGCTTCGCTTTCCCCGAGGCTCGCACAGAACCGTAAGTCTTGAGAATATATCAGTCCTATCCAGTCGGTTGCCGTTTCAGTATCACTAACCTCCCGGTTTAGCTACACTTCTCTGCCACATTTCTGTTGCCGAAATCCTCCTGAAAGACATCGCCATTTCCGACCAGCGCTGCAGCCCTGATAACATGCAAGTTTCCGATcgcctccagctcctctgGTCCTGCGTCAAGTCCCTCAGCGACTTTTTCGAAGTCCGTTTTGCTGAGCCCGAAGTTGAGAAGCCGCGCTTCCTGTGCATCATTGCGTCTGATTTGGCGTATACTCTCATCACCGGTATCAAGCTTCTGACCTTGCAACTGCCTGGCTGGGACGTGGCAAGCATCACCAAGGAGCTGGACATGGTGGCCATTTTTGGAAAGCAAATCGACCATCTGATGGAGGTCATCGCCAAGCGACGAAGCGGTCTCCTCTCTCCAGACCGATGCGGTATCGAAGATCCCCTGGAACGCCTTGTACGATTGATGAGAACGGCGCAAGAGCTCGTGAGCATGCACGTAAGCGGCGGGTCACCTCTGCAGATGGTCGATGACATGAGCACCGTTGCCTGGCGCGAGATTATGAATGACGCGCCTTGGGGGATCGACGAAAGCCAGGGACTCATTGACCTGGCTTCATGAGCGAGGCTGCGTCGACCAGAGTCCACGTGGACTTTGTTGTACAAACACCACTGTCGCCATGGAGTAAAAACAGGGACTTTGCCACACGGCCATGACGAATATTACGAGCTAGGAAAGAGGCGACAATGGCTGGGAGTTATTGAAATGGAATTGGAATGGAATTGAGGCATTAACGGGACTGGCTATGCATAGCGTATAATGATATCCTATTGGTTTTATGTGGTTTACGACTTGGGTGGTATTTGAATAGCGGGCTTTGTACGAACGAATTTGGACTGTCACTTTTGCGGACATGAAGTTATGTACTTTACTGTGGCTAATAAGATTGGATCAAACTACCACAacatttccatattgtgaGTTGTCTAGATCACCCCATTTCCCAAAAaacgtactccgtacaaacCACCTTTTATATCACGAGCCTCAGCCAATACCCCCATCACTCGTctacaacatcaacagccgcAACCCTCGCCAACTCCAGCCACGTCGAATCCCCATCCCCCGTCGCCCTTTTTATCCCAAACA
The genomic region above belongs to Pochonia chlamydosporia 170 chromosome 2, whole genome shotgun sequence and contains:
- a CDS encoding tRNA processing endoribonuclease Trz1 (similar to Metarhizium acridum CQMa 102 XP_007806945.1) — encoded protein: MQATQKGPKACTTCAKAKARCIPRSDGGEKCERCHRLKKDCFSRPPAPPRVKKRPKRSRVAELEKRLNELSSQFEGAQPSSARSVSAASPPQHATKVPEKPDMYSFEHLFPSPSPTGDDGHEASAWSPEVMKEFDSPWPLPTESEMLLMVYREMFADYFPFVLIPRELSSADLRLQRPFLWKAVMVSACIFDSTRQVKLGEELLADIGKASIVDGTRSLDMLQAVELLIGWWYFALKSSQVTNLLFLARSMCVNLSAMSYGSQGEDAKYGPLDHLRAYAGTYYLNTIVFTTNKKTDVFMSTTQLDHCCKVIEGTMEYPSDEYLVKLVKIQQLAQTISVTMSADGMAPMSLPLVMVVQSFQDQLDTFKASLSPRLAQNPTLLCHISVAEILLKDIAISDQRCSPDNMQVSDRLQLLWSCVKSLSDFFEVRFAEPEVEKPRFLCIIASDLAYTLITGIKLLTLQLPGWDVASITKELDMVAIFGKQIDHLMEVIAKRRSGLLSPDRCGIEDPLERLVRLMRTAQELVSMHVSGGSPLQMVDDMSTVAWREIMNDAPWGIDESQGLIDLAS